In Capsicum annuum cultivar UCD-10X-F1 chromosome 7, UCD10Xv1.1, whole genome shotgun sequence, one genomic interval encodes:
- the LOC107878393 gene encoding protein ECERIFERUM 16, with product MDAKALAKSKRAHSLLLNKKHNPHHASKGSSAVSGTPAGGKNATVKQVKEKPKSKLPSNWDRYEEENSDSETGIQEGPSNASDVVEPKSKGADYAYLLSEAKAQFQYSSEEVSFSDDIFDDFYQGLGALLSAKGQSKLTWIAEDNFAMEDKAPPPTKASFLSLDLQALSEQLERASLQERLFIEPDLLPLVLCAVESQAAAEEKHDGSLASSQSSIAEKDSNSPISTSVYNSNKNRHQHSEFSHLGTTTSSSSHPTLDDESSKPSTAFKDEAGPSKGSGQNDTLIRTSEFNTSSVSKKPSAFKAAAAEAELDMLLDSVTKIEISESTNVIDQSIRLYPVTQAGTPAPLSEGTSSQPKRGHDLAKPAISDISLDDTLDDLLKETSTVTSKNERLPPSKVNSTADRTPSASQPVSKSKIMDDFDSWFDTL from the exons ATGGATGCAAAAGCTTTAGCAAAGTCAAAGAGAGCTCATTCTTTACTTCTTAATAAGAAGCATAATCCACATCACGCATCTAAGGGTTCTTCTGCTGTTTCTGGCACGCCCGCTGGCGGTAAGAATGCTACCGTCAAGCAAGTTAAGGAAAAGCCTAAATCTAAGCTCCCCTCGAATTGGGATCGATATGAAGAGGAAAATTCTGATTCTGAAACTGGGATCCAGGAAGGCCCAAGTAATGCAAGTGATGTAGTTGAGCCGAAAAGTAAAGGAGCAGATTATGCATACTTGCTTTCGGAGGCTAAGGCTCAGTTTCAGTATTCTTCAGAGGAAGTTTCTTtttctgatgatatttttgatg ACTTTTATCAGGGACTAGGAGCATTACTCTCCGCAAAAGGGCAAAGCAAGTTAACGTGGATAGCAGAAGACAATTTTGCTATGGAAGATAAGGCACCTCCTCCCACTAAG GCATCATTTCTTTCACTTGATCTGCAAGCTCTTTCAGAGCAGCTTGAAAGAGCTAGTCTACAAGAGAGGCTCTTCATAGAACCAGATCTACTTCCTTTGGTACTG TGCGCTGTGGAGTCGCAAGCAGCAGCTGAAGAGAAACATGATGGCAGTCTAGCCTCGAGCCAGAGTTCAATAGCCGAAAAGGACTCCAATTCACCAATCTCCACTAGCGTCTACAATAGCAATAAAAACAGGCATCAACATTCTGAATTCTCGCATCTGGGCACCAcaaccagcagtagcagtcatCCAACTTTAGATGATGAATCCTCTAAACCTTCGACTGCTTTTAAGGATGAGGCTGGGCCATCCAAAGGATCTGGACAAAATGATACACTGATACGTACTTCAGAATTCAACACGAGTTCTGTTTCTAAGAAACCGTCTGCATTTAAGGCTGCAGCTGCAGAGGCAGAGCTTGACATGCTTCTTGATTCAGTCACCAAGATTGAAATTTCTGAGTCCACAAATGTAATCGACCAGTCTATTCGTCTTTACCCCGTGACACAAGCAGGAACACCAGCTCCTTTGTCAGAAGGGACTTCATCCCAGCCCAAGAGAGGCCATGATCTGGCCAAACCTGCAATATCAGATATCAGTTTGGACGATACACTGGATGATCTTCTCAAAGAAACATCCACTGTGACTAGCAAAAACGAGCGTTTGCCTCCTAGCAAGGTAAACTCCACTGCTGATCGTACACCATCTGCTTCTCAGCCTGTCTCCAAGTCTAAAATTATGGATGATTTTGATTCATGGTTTGACACATTGTAA
- the LOC107878392 gene encoding zinc finger protein NUTCRACKER, translating into MTEEVISNGFTHNSIEGSNPPPLKKKRNLPGNPDPEAEVIALSPKTLMATNRFLCEICGKGFQRDQNLQLHRRGHNLPWKLKQRTSKEVRKRVYVCPEKTCVHHHPSRALGDLTGIKKHYCRKHGEKKWKCEKCSKRYAVQSDWKAHSKTCGTREYRCDCGTIFSRRDSFVTHRAFCDALAEETARVTAASNMHNSLATGNNINYHFIGAPLGPNMAQHFSSLFKPLPNNNNNNENSDPMRRDYQLSLWNMGVGQEQEQIGININNFREIHHINPIHHTSPSAAAAAAAATTVYDTTTLIPSRSNVPPVSYNNNNHVNWDQLVGTKISSVNNAEQLSTVTSPNISVPSLFSTQHQLPPSSTATMSATALLQKAAQIGATTTTPTTTDPSIFLGNFGMMNNCNDKNNNQLQEGDNNKFCGFYVSTGATNNSISTSHGSDVDQSSSVNDFSATIHPIQMYPPSKRRHIQIEDNVKGVGVGVGGGGQTRDFLGVGVQSICHPPSINGWI; encoded by the exons ATGACAGAAGAAGTGATCTCAAATGGATTTACTCATAACTCAATTGAAGGATCTAATCCTCCCCctctcaagaaaaaaagaaatcttCCAGGAAATCCAG ATCCTGAAGCAGAAGTGATTGCCTTGTCACCAAAGACACTGATGGCAACCAACAGATTCTTGTGTGAAATTTGTGGGAAGGGTTTCCAAAGGGATCAAAATCTACAACTTCATAGAAGAGGACATAATCTTCCATGGAAGCTAAAGCAAAGGACTTCAAAAGAAGTGAGAAAGAGAGTTTACGTGTGCCCGGAAAAGACATGTGTGCATCATCATCCTTCAAGGGCTTTAGGAGATCTAACTGGGATCAAGAAACACTACTGTAGAAAACATGGAGAGAAGAAGTGGAAATGTGAGAAATGTTCAAAGAGATATGCTGTGCAATCAGATTGGAAAGCTCACTCCAAGACTTGTGGCACTAGGGAATATAGATGTGATTGTGGCACCATTTTCTCAag GAGAGATAGCTTCGTGACACATAGGGCATTTTGCGATGCATTAGCAGAGGAGACGGCTAGAGTTACTGCAGCATCTAATATGCACAACTCATTGGCCACGGGGAACAACATCAATTACCATTTCATTGGCGCGCCATTAGGCCCAAACATGGCGCAACATTTCTCTTCGCTCTTCAAGCCActtcccaacaacaacaacaacaacgagaACTCAGATCCAATGAGAAGAGATTATCAACTATCGCTTTGGAATATGGGTGTGGGTCAAGAGCAAGAACAAATAGGTATCAATATCAATAACTTCCGCGAAATCCACCACATCAATCCCATCCATCACACTTCACCATCAGcggcagcagcagcagcagcagcaacaactGTTTATGACACGACTACCCTTATTCCATCGCGTTCAAATGTTCCACCGGTTagttataacaacaacaaccacgTTAACTGGGATCAGTTAGTTGGAACCAAAATCTCTTCAGTTAACAATGCTGAACAGCTATCAACTGTCACATCACCAAACATAAGCGTACCATCATTGTTCAGTACACAACACCAACTACCACCTTCTTCTACTGCAACTATGTCAGCAACAGCCTTGCTTCAAAAAGCTGCTCAAATCGGAGCAACAACCACCACACCAACAACAACTGACCCATCAATATTCCTCGGAAATTTTGGGATGATGAATAACTGCAACGACAAGAACAATAATCAGCTTCAAGAAGGGGATAATAACAAGTTTTGTGGATTTTATGTTAGTACTGGTGCTACGAATAACTCTATCAGTACTAGTCATGGAAGTGACGTAGATCAGAGCTCATCAGTGAATGATTTCTCGGCCACCATTCACCCGATACAGATGTATCCTCCTTCAAAACGTCGTCACATACAGATTGAAGATAATGTGAaaggagttggagttggagttggaggaGGAGGACAAACTAGGGATTTCCTGGGAGTTGGGGTACAATCAATCTGCCACCCTCCATCAATCAATGGATGGATATGA
- the LOC107878394 gene encoding LOW QUALITY PROTEIN: glutaredoxin-C9 (The sequence of the model RefSeq protein was modified relative to this genomic sequence to represent the inferred CDS: substituted 1 base at 1 genomic stop codon), producing the protein MMQQALPYKXSYLPTPHDVTTRNSSLYVKGSKDDLKKVVKDNAVIIIGKRGCCMSHVVKRLLQCLGANPTIYEIEDEDENEVVDELENIIRDKCDGKEAGKLQFPAVFVGGELFGGLDRIMAAHITGELTPVLKKAGALWL; encoded by the coding sequence ATGATGCAACAAGCACTTCCATACAAGTGATCATATCTACCTACACCTCATGATGTAACTACCAGGAATTCATCCTTATACGTTAAAGGTTCAAAAGACGACCTTAAAAAGGTTGTTAAGGACAACGCAGTTATAATCATAGGAAAACGAGGTTGTTGCATGAGCCATGTAGTCAAGCGTTTACTTCAATGTCTTGGAGCAAATCCCACTATTTATGAAATCGAAGATGAAGACGAAAATGAAGTTGTTGATGAGTTGGAAAATATTATCAGAGATAAATGTGATGGGAAAGAGGCTGGAAAGTTGCAGTTTCCAGCAGTGTTTGTTGGTGGAGAATTGTTTGGTGGATTGGATAGAATTATGGCTGCTCATATTACTGGAGAGTTGACTCCTGTTTTGAAAAAAGCTGGTGCCTTGTGGCTTtga